atattttgttCTAGCACCACCGAAAAACCACAAAATCCTTCGTTTAGATAATGATATCGTCATTCCCgtaaaatttttcaatttttcgaaactTTGAAGAATTTTCATTTCCAAACGGCTTAGTATTGTTGCGCCAAATTTGGTACTGTTCATGTTCATGATGTGAATGTTTTTTAGTAAAATTTTCACGTGATTCTAAGACCGAAAATTTTTGAGCGATTTTCTTCTATTTAATGTTATAGGCTATACTGATTCTGTTCATTCCAGTAATTGTCTATAACTCAACCTGTACTCTTGATATCATTTCTGAAACTTGATTCTCATGATTTGGATGTAGGATATGGCTGACCAGAGTAGCTAAATTAAGAGCTTAGAGAAGAAGATAGAGAAACTCAAGGGTCATAACTATTGCTTACAGTTGGCCAAAGATGAATTACAGCGTAGAGCAGAACACTTAAGGAATGATGTTCAACATTATGCTCACTATCTGCATGAGGCAGAAGAGAGGAATAGGAGAGCTCAAGAAGAGTTCGAAACCTCCCAAGAGGCCGTTGCAGAGTTAATCAAGTTACGTGATAACTTCGTTGAGAAGATCCATGTGCGTAAGGATCAAACGAACCAACTCATGCACGAGCATAACCAGTATTGTGAGCAGACTGATGCTCAGATTCAAGAGTTGTAGAATACTGTTGAAGTTCTTAGTGACCAGAATGCAGTCCTGCATGGTCATATTGAACATCTGGAAACAGTAATAGCCAACCAAGAAGAAGAACCCGAGGATGAtcccgaagaagaagaagttgtAGAGGATCCTATGGATTTGGGATTAGGAGAAGTGATAGATTAGACCATCAGTAGTAGTTCTTTGTAGTAACATTTGTTCCATTTGCATTTCTGTTAGCATTTTTGAATTCTAAGTTGTAATTGCACTTTCGTgggaaatcaataaaatttatttttatctattggtttcatatttaatttttgagcaattaCTTAATCattttgattcctttgtttagTCCATTTTCTGCCAAAAAACATAGAACTTTCATAATTGTAGGAAATGGACGGAAGACACGTGAGAAACAATCGCAACCCTCGTTATGGAAACCGCAACAACAATAACAACCGCAATGATGACGATGCACAACAACCACCACTAGCAGTTGGCCTCAGTCAGGTGGATTTGATGGCTATAGCCACGATTGTGGCAACCACACTACAAGGGTTTGTCAACCCTAATGCTAATCAGCCACCGCCACCACCTCCAGCTCAAAATGGGACTAAACAGCACTATGAGTCCCTCCGAAGAGCAAGAGTCCTAAACTTCGATGGAAGTTTCGATCATGAGGTCGGACTGAATTGGATGAATGAGGTGGAGAATCACCTTCGACTACTTGAGGTTCCACAAGAGATCAAAGTAGAAGTGATTACACCTTTTCTTGTGGATAAAAAAAGCCAAATGGTGGGAAAGAATTTCACCAGCTATGTTAGGGTCGGGACCTATCACTTGGCAAAGGTTCCGAGAGGCATTTCTGAGGCAGTACTTCCCGACAGCAATTCGAGTACAGAAGCCGTAAGAATTTGAAAGCTTGGTTCAAGAACCAAACATGATAGTGGTGGAGTATTCATCCAAGTTCCACTCATTGGGAACTTACTCCCCAACCATCATGGGAGACGAGGTCTTGAAGATACATCGCTTCAAGAAAGGATTGAACAGCCACATTCAATCTGCCCTTGCTGTTATCGAACCCAatagttttgatgaattgatggGAGACGCCATCAGGGCTGAGAATGACATTAAGAGGCGTGAAGGTGAGAACAAACTCCAACGTCCTCAGTCAAGCCGGTACCAACCGGGCCAACAATTCAAGAAGCCTAGGTTTTTCAGCAATCAATTCACCAGTGCTCCAGCCAAAAGAACCACCTCTTCTCAATCAAGCAGAGAGGGAGTCAAGTGCCAAACTTGTGGATTCACTCACACTGGTGAATGCCGTAgaaattctggagtttgttTCTGTTGTGGAAAATTGGACCACCGCATTGCTCAATGCTCTTATCTAGATCCAAGGAATGGTCCAATAGGTGAAACAACTCCAAAAAATCCTAAGGAAAACAAGACAAATGCTCGAGTCTATGCACTCACTCAAGAAGATGCTGACAACTCGAATGATGTCGTAGCAGTTACCATGCTAATCAATAAGATACCTGCCTATGtgttatttgattgtggtgctacgtaTTCATTCATGTCTAAGAGATTTTCCAAGAAGTTAGGAACTAAGCCTGATAACTTAGAAGAACCATATAGAGTAGCAACTCCTACAAATCGGATTTTAGAAACTCGCACTCTATATCAGGATATTAGTGTTCTCATAGAAAATCAGAATTTCAAGGCAAATCTAATCCAACTAAACATGGTGGAATTCGATGTAATTCTTGGAATTGATTGGTTTGCCAAGAATCATTCTTTAGTAGACTGTCATGGAAAGACGGTAACCATCCAAGCTCCACACCAAGAGAAACTTTTATTTCATGGTAAGACAAGAGAACGAAAGACTCTCATTTCTGCTTCTCaaacttggaaagccatgaaaagtggagaagaagTTTACCTAGCTATGTTAAGCGAGGTAAAGGAAGAAACCATGCTTGCACTAGAAGATATTCCGGTAGTACAAGAGTTTCCTGATGTCTTTCCTGAAGAACTCCCTGGCACAATCCCCGACCGCGAAGtggaatttgagatta
This window of the Primulina huaijiensis isolate GDHJ02 chromosome 3, ASM1229523v2, whole genome shotgun sequence genome carries:
- the LOC140972524 gene encoding uncharacterized protein; amino-acid sequence: MIVVEYSSKFHSLGTYSPTIMGDEVLKIHRFKKGLNSHIQSALAVIEPNSFDELMGDAIRAENDIKRREGENKLQRPQSSRYQPGQQFKKPRFFSNQFTSAPAKRTTSSQSSREGVKCQTCGFTHTGECRRNSGVCFCCGKLDHRIAQCSYLDPRNGPIGETTPKNPKENKTNARVYALTQEDADNSNDVVAVTMLINKIPAYVLFDCGATYSFMSKRFSKKLGTKPDNLEEPYRVATPTNRILETRTLYQDISVLIENQNFKANLIQLNMVEFDVILGIDWFAKNHSLVDCHGKTVTIQAPHQEKLLFHGKTRERKTLISASQTWKAMKSGEEVYLAMLSEVKEETMLALEDIPVVQEFPDVFPEELPGTIPDREVEFEINLVPNATPISKATYQMAPAELKELKEQLQELLDKKQIRPSASP